The Elaeis guineensis isolate ETL-2024a chromosome 14, EG11, whole genome shotgun sequence genome has a segment encoding these proteins:
- the LOC105057584 gene encoding phospholipase A1-Igamma1, chloroplastic, whose amino-acid sequence MALPLPKLPLSFKALSHHSSPSRPTQPVPSLFPSRPSPTPILRRLKTNNSPSLSSKTRLRPLATKDDSLSSIITELEAEEEEEELSSSPFRPPGDGRLADRWREIHGRDHWAGLLDPMDPLLRSELIRYGEFAQACYDAFDYDPFSRYCGSCRYSRRKFFASLGMDTAGYDVTHYLYATSNINLPNFFTKTRGPKSWSQKANWIGYIAVSDDATTALLGRRDIVIAWRGTVTRLEWVADLMDFLRPVASEGIPCPDPEVKVESGFVDLYTDKDPTCRFCKYSARQQVLTEVRRLVEQHTKMGETVSITVTGHSLGSALAMVSAFDIAETGVDVGVDGEKVAVTVLSFSGPRVGNGRFKERFEELGLKALRVVNVHDTVPKVPGVLFNEHVPEFVRRLVEGLPWSYSHVGVELALDHKRSPFFKDTGDPSCFHNLEAHLHLLDGYHGSGHRFYLASKRDPALVNKACDFLKDHLMVPPFWRQDENKGMVRAHDGRWVQRERQKMDDHPSDMHHHLQRLGLDKRHQ is encoded by the exons ATGGCTCTCCCCCTCCCAAAACTCCCTCTATCCTTCAAAGCTCTCTCCCACCACTCTTCTCCTTCTCGCCCAACACAACCCGttccctctctctttccttctcggcCCTCACCAACTCCAATCCTGAGAAGACTAAAAACCAACAACTCGCCATCATTATCATCAAAGACCCGTTTGCGGCCATTAGCCACCAAGGATGATTCCTTGTCCTCCATCATCACTGAGCTGGAagcagaggaagaagaggaggagcttTCTTCTAGCCCCTTCCGTCCTCCTGGCGACGGCCGGCTTGCCGACCGGTGGCGCGAGATCCACGGCCGCGACCACTGGGCCGGTCTGCTGGATCCCATGGACCCTCTCCTCCGCTCCGAGCTGATCCGCTACGGCGAGTTCGCCCAAGCCTGCTACGACGCCTTCGACTACGACCCCTTCTCCCGCTACTGCGGCAGCTGCAGGTACAGCCGTCGCAAGTTCTTCGCCAGCCTCGGCATGGACACCGCCGGCTACGACGTCACCCACTACCTCTACGCCACCTCCAATATAAATTTACCAAATTTCTTCACCAAGACCAGAGGGCCCAAGTCCTGGAGCCAGAAGGCCAACTGGATCGGCTACATCGCGGTGTCCGACGACGCCACCACCGCCCTGCTCGGCCGGAGAGACATCGTCATCGCGTGGCGGGGCACGGTGACGAGGCTCGAGTGGGTGGCCGACCTCATGGACTTCCTCCGCCCGGTGGCGTCGGAGGGGATCCCCTGCCCGGACCCGGAAGTCAAAGTGGAATCCGGCTTCGTTGACCTGTACACCGACAAGGATCCGACGTGTCGGTTCTGCAAGTACTCAGCTCGTCAACAGGTGCTAACGGAGGTGAGACGGCTGGTGGAGCAACATACGAAGATGGGTGAGACGGTGAGCATAACGGTGACGGGGCACAGCCTTGGGAGTGCTTTGGCGATGGTGAGCGCGTTCGATATAGCGGAGACGGGGGTGGACGTGGGGGTTGACGGGGAGAAGGTGGCGGTGACGGTGTTGTCGTTCTCGGGACCGAGGGTGGGGAATGGGAGGTTTAAGGAGAGGTTTGAGGAGTTAGGTTTGAAGGCGTTGAGGGTGGTCAACGTGCACGACACGGTGCCGAAGGTGCCGGGGGTTCTGTTCAACGAGCACGTGCCGGAGTTTGTGAGGAGGTTGGTGGAGGGGTTGCCGTGGAGTTATAGCCATGTGGGTGTGGAGCTGGCTTTGGACCACAAGAGATCGCCGTTCTTTAAAGACACCGGTGACCCTTCCTGCTTTCATAATCTTGAGGCCCACCTGCACCTCCTCGACGG GTATCACGGGAGTGGCCACAGGTTTTACCTGGCGAGCAAGAGGGATCCAGCGTTAGTGAACAAAGCGTGTGACTTCCTCAAGGACCACCTCATGGTTCCACCATTCTGGAGGCAGGACGAGAACAAAGGCATGGTCAGGGCTCACGACGGGCGATGGGTGCAGCGCGAAAGGCAGAAGATGGATGACCATCCATCGGACATGCACCATCACCTCCAACGTCTCGGTTTGGACAAAAGGCATCAATAG